The sequence TCAAATGAATGTATCTTAGCACTAAGACGGAGGGAGCATGAAATAAACAGGCTCTAAAAGGGTTTGTGAAGATTCAGAAAGTAGGCACTGAACAAAGAAGTACAGTCTGCGCAAAAGAAGAAGTACAGAACCATACCGACATTTCTTTCCATGCCTTCTCTGTAGAATCCAACTTTGATATGAGATGTGGCTCCTACACAAAAATACACAACAGATTACGACCCTTGCCTATCTTCAAGGACTGGCCGGCAACAATGAAGCATGGTAAGAGAGACCATACCGCCATGCAGAccacggaggcggaggaggagggctTACTGCGCCGTGTGCCGAGAAAAAAGGGGCTGGGAGGCGGGCTCCGGGCGGTGGGTACGGCGGAAGCTCGAGGCGGCGCCCGGAAGCCGGCGAGGAAGGCCTCCATCTTTCTTTTCGGCCGAGGAAGAGGACGAGAGGTGGTGATGGCGAGTTCAGGATAGAACAAGGTGGAGAAGAGCTCTCTCCATTGAGATTCATAGCTCTGTTGGTTCCCTGCTTTGAGATTTGCGTCCCTTGGCTCTGGTGATTCTCTGCCTTGAGATTCGTGTGTGTTTTTGCTTCTTTTTTTTTAGGCCTATGTGTTTTTTTTAGGCCTATGTGTGTGTTTCAGCTATGCACACGATGGTCGAGAGTACTGAAGCGGTGGAAGAGCACCGGTAAGAGGAAAACCCTATTCGACGCGCGTTgcgtcaaactgctggagtttcgcACAGAGAGCGAACGACTGACGAACaaggtgggccggcccattaacaaGATAAAATGGGCTACAgtttctggttttgggaacctcCTAGAAGTTTCCTGATCGGTTTTGgaaagcttctagaaggttcctggacCGGGTTTTTTAGTGTTTTTCACTTTTTTATTTGCagttttttcttaatcttttttctctttttcttttttccgttacatatttttcatttcctttttcttttctcgtatttctt is a genomic window of Triticum dicoccoides isolate Atlit2015 ecotype Zavitan unplaced genomic scaffold, WEW_v2.0 scaffold126753, whole genome shotgun sequence containing:
- the LOC119343422 gene encoding peptide chain release factor APG3, chloroplastic-like; translation: MEAFLAGFRAPPRASAVPTARSPPPSPFFLGTRRSKPSSSASVVCMAEPHLISKLDSTEKAWKEMSIRLGDPDIVSDPSEYQKLAQSVSDLGE